Within Deinococcus budaensis, the genomic segment GCGCGAGGTCGTCCGCCGCCTGCGGGAGGAAGGCCGCCGGGTGACCGCCCTGAGCTTCATGCCGGACCACGACGACGCGGCCGCGCGCGCCCTGGGCGCCGACACGGTCCTGAGCACCCGCGACCCGCAAGAAGCGCTGGACGCCATCGCCGCTTCGGGCTTCGTGATCGGAGTACGGCTGCACGCGGTGATCCTGGCCGCCGCCGCCGGAGTGCCATTCGCGGGGGTCGCCTACGATCCCAAGGTCGCGGGCTTCTGCGCCGACGCGGGCGCGCCCACCCAGCCGGTCGCGCTGGACCCGCAGGCGCTGACGGCCCAGGCCCTGGCGCGCACCTCGCCCGACTGGGCGGCGGTGGCCGAGATGAAGGCGCGGGCGGCAGGGAGCTTCGCGCGGGCGCTGGGCCGCTAGAGGCCCGCCGACAGCGGCGGCCCGTGCTCAGGCCGCCGCTTTGTCCTGCCCTCACCCGGCCGAGTGCGTCACCACGTTGCAGGTGCAGCGGGCCAGGGTGGTCGTGCGGCCGCGTTCGTCGCGGACCTCCACCGTCCAGACCATCACCGTGCGGCCCCGGTAGGCCAGCGTGGCCTCGGCGGTGACCCAGCCCTCCGAGACGCCGCGCACATGGGTGCCGCTCACGTCCACCCCGACGCCGACCTGCCGCCGCACGTCGAGGTGCAGCCAGGTGCCGATGCTGGCGAGTTCCTCGGCCAGGGCGAGGCTGGCGCCGCCGTGCAGGCGTCCGGCAGGCTGGCGGTTGCCCTCCACCGGCATCCGGGCGGTGAGGCGCTCCCGCGAGGCGGTGAGCAGTTCGATGCCCAGGCGCTCGGCCAGCGTGCCCGAAAGGCCGTTCAGGCGGGCGGCCAGTTCCTCGGGGGTCAGGCTGTCCAGCTCGTCGGAGGCGGGGAGGGTGAGGTCGGGGTGCAGCGTCATGGGAGGAAGGATAGGCCTACATGCCGAAGCGGCGCACGGTGCGCTCGGCCTCAACGCGGTCGGGGTCATAGGGGACGCATTGCTCAGGCTGGCCGTACTCCAGCTTGTAACGGTACACCTCGACCACGAGGTCGGAGCGCCCGTCGCCGTTCACGTCCTGTTTGCGCCAGTCACCCAGGCGGGTCTGCGTGGTCCGGCCCCCGGTGCAAGGCCGCGAGGAGCCGTCCAGCAGCGTCTTCAAGTGGGTCCGCTTTGCATCGGCGGTGACAAGGTACAGGCCGACGCCATACATGTTCATGCCGTTT encodes:
- a CDS encoding PaaI family thioesterase, with protein sequence MTLHPDLTLPASDELDSLTPEELAARLNGLSGTLAERLGIELLTASRERLTARMPVEGNRQPAGRLHGGASLALAEELASIGTWLHLDVRRQVGVGVDVSGTHVRGVSEGWVTAEATLAYRGRTVMVWTVEVRDERGRTTTLARCTCNVVTHSAG